A region from the Melioribacter roseus P3M-2 genome encodes:
- a CDS encoding S8 family peptidase, producing MDANPFKHIKLSGPDAHFNYTSVRSGGKSPRIPERNREQHGNRIYRQLEQAWQDSENKFLVAYPERAGIYLEFISSPGFELMIKSLEDLRQGIRLCNVRTEIRSINNERVETTLATVFIPRGKRNFFFRKVEKYLEEETSTGKPRNADLINSIEELRTALLIDSFWTDDRRLIPDEQPEWCEVWLRGENEVEVISNFESILSEQEINSKSGYIKFPERIVKLVQVNREQLQKLSRLSDDIAEYRKAKDTAEFFLNLEPFEQQEWVDDLLQRLSIDEESQVTICLLDTGVNNGHPLISPVLVDSDCLSVKPEWDTNDHHGHGTLMAGVSAYNNLQELFESSDRVTLYHRLESVKILPPVRQNDPELWGDITSQAISIAEINSPDNKRVICSAVTASDTRDRGRPSSWSGAIDNITSGAFDNEKRLIILAAGNITDFNQITNYPNNQLTDSIHDPGQSWNALTVGAFTKLTDLTDSSLNNYQPLAQQNQISPFTTSSLTWESKWPIKPEVVFEGGNVAIDNTGMWTECNDFSLISTYYRPTHRLFEPFNMTSAATAQAARFAARIQAMYPDYWPETIRGLIVHSANWPEELFRQFVQNPTSKREILQLLRIAGYGVPNIDKALFCASNSLTLIAEAEIQPFIKEREEHPRTNEMHLYRLPWPTQVLQELGEAEVKMRITLSYFIEPGPGEIGWKDRYRYPSHGLRFNINSPTESEDEFIKRINKAVREDEFDRPDTESPSDHWMIGQNRDKGSIHSDIWQGTAVELAASNLIAIYPSIGWWRERPYLEKVNNRTRYSLIISIETEELDVDIYTPVAIQLEQRVPIEISTAHNNV from the coding sequence ATGGATGCAAACCCTTTCAAACATATAAAATTATCAGGCCCTGATGCACATTTTAATTATACTTCTGTTCGATCTGGGGGAAAAAGCCCAAGGATACCAGAAAGAAATAGAGAACAACATGGTAACAGAATCTATCGGCAATTAGAACAAGCATGGCAAGATTCAGAGAATAAATTTTTAGTAGCTTATCCTGAAAGAGCAGGTATTTATTTAGAATTTATCAGTTCACCCGGATTTGAATTAATGATTAAAAGTCTTGAAGATTTAAGACAAGGAATAAGATTATGCAACGTACGAACCGAAATAAGAAGTATCAATAATGAAAGAGTAGAAACAACATTAGCAACTGTTTTTATTCCAAGAGGTAAAAGAAATTTCTTTTTTAGGAAAGTAGAGAAGTATTTAGAAGAGGAAACTAGTACAGGGAAACCCAGAAATGCTGATTTAATCAATTCCATAGAAGAGCTTAGAACCGCCCTTTTGATAGATTCTTTTTGGACAGATGATAGAAGATTAATACCAGATGAACAACCTGAATGGTGTGAGGTCTGGTTGAGAGGTGAGAATGAAGTTGAAGTTATTTCAAATTTTGAGTCAATTTTATCTGAACAGGAAATAAATTCAAAATCAGGTTACATAAAATTTCCTGAAAGAATTGTAAAGCTTGTTCAGGTAAATAGAGAACAGCTTCAAAAACTTTCGAGATTATCGGACGATATTGCAGAGTATAGAAAGGCAAAAGATACTGCCGAATTCTTTTTAAATTTAGAACCTTTCGAACAACAAGAATGGGTTGATGACTTATTACAACGATTATCTATTGATGAAGAATCACAAGTGACAATTTGTCTTTTGGATACAGGAGTAAATAATGGTCACCCATTAATATCACCTGTATTAGTTGATTCAGATTGTTTATCTGTTAAACCAGAATGGGACACCAATGATCATCATGGTCATGGAACACTGATGGCAGGTGTATCTGCATACAATAATTTGCAAGAACTTTTTGAAAGTTCTGATAGGGTTACCTTATACCATAGGCTAGAGTCTGTAAAAATATTGCCGCCAGTAAGACAAAATGACCCTGAACTTTGGGGAGACATTACATCACAAGCCATAAGCATTGCAGAAATCAATTCACCAGATAATAAAAGAGTTATTTGTTCGGCAGTAACTGCTTCTGATACTCGTGATAGGGGTCGACCAAGTTCATGGTCAGGTGCTATTGATAATATTACATCAGGCGCTTTTGACAATGAAAAACGACTGATAATACTTGCGGCAGGAAATATTACAGATTTTAATCAAATCACTAATTATCCTAATAATCAATTGACAGATTCGATACACGATCCCGGACAATCTTGGAATGCGTTAACTGTTGGGGCATTCACTAAATTGACAGATTTAACAGATTCTAGCCTAAATAATTACCAACCATTAGCTCAACAAAATCAGATTTCTCCTTTTACCACTTCATCATTAACTTGGGAAAGTAAATGGCCAATAAAACCGGAAGTGGTATTTGAAGGTGGAAATGTTGCTATTGATAATACTGGTATGTGGACTGAATGCAACGACTTCTCACTAATTTCAACTTATTATCGGCCCACTCACCGTCTTTTTGAACCATTTAATATGACTAGTGCTGCGACTGCACAGGCGGCACGTTTTGCTGCACGCATTCAAGCAATGTACCCGGACTATTGGCCGGAAACAATTCGAGGTTTAATTGTACATTCAGCTAATTGGCCGGAAGAGTTATTCAGGCAATTTGTTCAAAATCCTACTTCAAAAAGAGAAATACTGCAATTATTAAGAATAGCAGGATATGGCGTGCCGAATATTGACAAGGCATTATTTTGTGCTTCAAACAGCTTAACACTCATAGCCGAAGCGGAAATACAACCATTTATCAAAGAAAGAGAGGAGCACCCTAGGACAAATGAAATGCATTTATATAGACTTCCCTGGCCAACACAGGTATTGCAAGAGCTTGGGGAAGCAGAAGTTAAAATGAGAATAACCCTTTCATATTTTATTGAACCAGGTCCGGGAGAGATCGGATGGAAAGATAGATATCGTTATCCCTCTCATGGTTTAAGATTTAACATAAATTCACCAACAGAAAGTGAAGATGAGTTTATAAAAAGAATAAATAAGGCGGTAAGAGAAGATGAGTTTGATCGCCCTGATACAGAAAGCCCTTCTGACCATTGGATGATTGGACAAAATCGAGATAAAGGTTCAATACATTCAGATATCTGGCAAGGTACTGCGGTTGAACTGGCGGCATCCAATTTAATTGCAATTTATCCAAGTATAGGCTGGTGGAGAGAAAGACCATATTTAGAAAAGGTTAATAATAGAACAAGATATTCCTTAATTATCAGTATTGAAACGGAAGAACTAGATGTTGATATTTATACCCCGGTAGCAATTCAACTAGAACAACGTGTTCCAATAGAAATAAGCACAGCACACAACAATGTATAA